From the Eschrichtius robustus isolate mEscRob2 chromosome 3, mEscRob2.pri, whole genome shotgun sequence genome, the window TCCAGGATGCCATCCAGCAGCACAAGCAGAAGATGCAGTGGCTGAAGGCGGAGGGGAGCCGGCCCCTGCTCCCAAGCTCACAGGCCGCGTGAGACGGGCCTGGACGCCTGCAGCACGCGGACCAGGTGGCATCACCAAGAAGAAACACCCAGGCGCCCGGCTCCCAGCGGATGTGGCGGCACCACACAGCCGCCCCCCTCCTGGCGTGTGTGATCTTCCTCTGGTCAGGCCCAGGGCGGCAGGGCAGCGTTAAAGGCCTCTGCTCAGGACCAGCTGTGCTGTGCAGCCTTGAGGCGGGGTTGGTTCCTCTGACCCCCCAGCCGTCCCCAGGACACTCCTGGGAGACGTGTCCCTCCAGGCCCGGCCCAGACGGGGAGCAGGCACTGTCCGCCATGCCTGGGGCAGCAGCCAAGCTGGCAGCACAGCTTCCCAGGCAGATGCTGGCTGCTGCAGCTGTGACCAACAGTCGGGGGCCCGGCCAAGGGCGGGGACCTGACCTTGCCCAGTCCCTCCCAGGGCCAGAACCGAGCCCATGATGAGCAGAGCTGGCCTCTGTGCAGCCCAGTGTGCCCACCGCTGTCCTCGGGAGGGGAGTGCCCTTGAGGTCTGTGAACCCGTAAACCCAGGTGCCGAGAGCCAGCCCACCGACATGCGATGGCCAAGGATGTGCGGAGCAGGGGGACTGTCCAGCCCACAGAAGCCCAAGCTCTCCCGGATTGGAATTGGGGGTCTTTTTATCCAGAATCTAATAAAAACTGACAGATACGTCTCAGTGACTGTCTCATGGCTGATGTGCGGATCCCTGGGTCAGAGGCGAAAAGAAGAAGCAGAGGCTGGAGCTTTCTGGAGAATTTACTGACCAGCAGGGGTGGGAGTCACAGTGAGGCGCCTAACCGGGGCTGCCGCCGCGGGGCTGGGGAGCCTTATTGCTGGGCCTGGGCCTCCCCCCGGGCCCCTGCTCCGCGCCCCCACTGCGGGCCGCGGACGCACACGCCTCATGCACGTACTCCCGTGTGCAGACGTGGGCGCACCCGGCTCCCGGCCGTGCTCCCCTCCGGCAGAACTGGCTCCGGCTCCGGAAAGCAGACGGACGGACGGAGAGACAGACGCGGGCGCACAGGAAGCCGCCTGTTTCCAGCGGCGGATGTGGTCCCGGGCTGGGCGGGCGGTCCCACCCGCGCCCCCGGTGCCGCCATCCCCgcacccccgccccggccccaccCCGACCACCTTTATAAAAAGAAGAGGAGACAGCACCTTCCGCCGGACGCGCCCGACGGCCGCGGGCGCCCTGGCCCGGGCCGGCCGTCCAGTCCCGTGAGCGTGGGCGCGGTGGCCGGCGGCCCCGCGAGTCCTGCGCGCCGCTCAGAGGTGCCGCGGGCTCGGGTGACCGTTGTGGTAGAGTTTCTGCTTCACGTGCACCATGTTCCCGGCCGCCTCCTCGAACGGCCTGTGCGGCCGCCGGCCCAGCTCCCGCAGGCTGCACAGCTTGGGCAGCCAGGTCCACGAGCCGTCTGCAGGGCGGGGGGCGCGGTCAGGGCGGGGGCTGGTGGGCGGGGCCGGGAGTGGGCATGGCGTGGGCGGGCGTggcgtggggagggcgtggccccgGAGCGGACGAGGCTGTCCCCGGGTCCCCGCGCCGCGCACTCACCGTAGCGCCGGCCGGCCCTCCAGGCGCGCACGGCGCAGTGCAGGACGCCGTCCATCCACACCAGGAACCAGCTGATGCAGAAGCcgagcagcagccccagcatgaGGTCGATCTCCTGCTTGGTGACGTTGTCTGTCACGAAGTAGTTCTCGGAGGCGTCCACCACAGACTGGTCCCCGTCGTACGGGATCACGTAGTGGACGTGGTGCCTGGGGGCGGCAGGGCGGGCTGGCACCTGTCccgcggggcgggcggggaccCCGCAGCAAGCTGCACCCGTTCGCCTGCGGGGGTCTTTGAAGCAGACCTTGTGGGGCGCCGAGGTCGGGAGGGGCCAGCGCACTCGCCCGGGACCCAGGTCACCATGTGGGAGGCTGCCCGCAGGATGGGAGTGTGCGAGGTCATAGGTCAGCGTGAAGTCCAGTGGCTGGCCTCCACACAtcagcctcctccctcctctgcccagcCCGGGGCTCAGAGGCAACCCTGACACGGTGACAGGAGCACAGCGCAGGTGGAGAAGGCGTTCCGGGGCGAGGGCCCAGGCGGGGTGTCCCCGCCCAGTGACGGGGTCACAGCCCGCCCGTGGGCCTGTGCCCAGAGGCCCCCGCTGGCTCCTGGGGCACTGCCCCtctggcctctccctcccaccctgcagtCACTCCGCCCTTTCCTCAGCTTCCCCTCCAAGGAAAGCCGCATGGGATGAGCCCTGCCTTGGGCCTCTGGTCTTCCTTTTGCCCCTCTGTCCCTTGCAGGAACCTCCCCTGCCCCAGTTCTCTGTGCTTGAGGCCCGGGGGCACCCCCTTAACCGTGC encodes:
- the TMEM240 gene encoding transmembrane protein 240, yielding MSMSANTMIFMILGASIVMAIACLMDMNALLDRFHNYILPHLRGEDRVCHCNCGRHHVHYVIPYDGDQSVVDASENYFVTDNVTKQEIDLMLGLLLGFCISWFLVWMDGVLHCAVRAWRAGRRYDGSWTWLPKLCSLRELGRRPHRPFEEAAGNMVHVKQKLYHNGHPSPRHL